One window of the Bos indicus isolate NIAB-ARS_2022 breed Sahiwal x Tharparkar chromosome 15, NIAB-ARS_B.indTharparkar_mat_pri_1.0, whole genome shotgun sequence genome contains the following:
- the LOC109569168 gene encoding olfactory receptor 5B12-like, which produces MIPKENSAVVTEFILAGITDDPQLQIPLFLVFTLIYLLTLVGNLGVITLILLDSRLHTPMYFFLSNLALVDFAYSTAVTPKVMAGFLTGDKVISYKACAAQLYFFAVFLIVETFLLASMAYDRHAAVCKPLHYTNIMTPRVCAWMVVGCYVFGFLEASVHTWNAFSLSFCRSNVIDHFFCDATPLLALSCSDSIRSEMVFFILAGFNIIFTIMVILISYLFIFVTILRVHSSEGHQKAFSTCASHLTSVSIFYATGAFMYLQPGPRHSMSTDKMASVSYAIVIPMLNPLIYSLRNKEVKRALKKAVGKAKSPLRYIF; this is translated from the coding sequence ATGATCCCCAAGGAGAACAGTGCAGTCGTGACTGAGTTCATTCTTGCCGGGATAACTGATGACCCACAACTGCAGATCCCACTCTTTCTAGTGTTCACGCTCATCTACCTCCTCACTCTGGTTGGGAACCTGGGGGTGATCACGCTGATCCTGCTGGACTCTCGTCTCCACActcccatgtacttctttcttAGCAACCTCGCTCTGGTGGACTTTGCTTACTCCACAGCCGTCACTCCCAAAGTGATGGCTGGATTCCTCACGGGAGACAAGGTCATTTCCTACAAAGCTTGTGCTGCTCAGTTGTATTTTTTTGCTGTCTTTCTGATTGTAGAAACTTTTCTCTTGGCCTCAATGGCCTATGACCGTCATGCTGCAGTGTGTAAGCCACTCCATTACACCAACATCATGACACCAAGGGTGTGTGCTTGGATGGTCGTAGGATGCTATGTCTTTGGTTTTCTGGAGGCCTCTGTTCACACTTGGAATGCATTCAGTCTCTCTTTCTGCAGATCCAATGTGATCGATCACTTCTTCTGTGATGCTACTCCTCTCCTGGCTCTCTCATGCTCAGACAGCATCAGAAGTGAGATGGTGTTTTTTATTTTGGCAGGCTTCAATATCATCTTCACTATTATGGTCATCTTGATCTCTTACCTGTTTATCTTTGTCACCATTCTGAGGGTGCACTCATCTGAAGGACATCAGAAGGCCTTTTCCACCTGTGCGTCCCACCTCACTTCCGTCTCCATCTTCTATGCGACAGGCGCTTTCATGTACCTACAGCCCGGCCCCCGCCATTCCATGAGCACAGACAAGATGGCGTCTGTGTCCTACGCCATAGTCATCCCCATGCTGAATCCTCTGATCTATAGTCTGCGGAACAAAGAGGTCAAGAGGGCGCTAAAAAAGGCTGTGGGGAAAGCAAAGTCTCCTCtaagatacatattttaa